From a single Plutella xylostella chromosome 5, ilPluXylo3.1, whole genome shotgun sequence genomic region:
- the LOC105389148 gene encoding acetylcholine receptor subunit beta-like 1 isoform X1, with amino-acid sequence MAAASRGCLLAAALLATLYSGWCSEDEERLVRDLFRGYNKLIRPVQNMTQKVDVRFGLAFVQLINVNEKNQIMKSNVWLRLVWMDYQLMWDEADYGGIGVLRLPPDKVWKPDIVLFNNADGNYEVRYKSNVLIYPNGEVLWVPPAIYQSSCTIDVTYFPFDQQTCIMKFGSWTFNGDQVSLALYNNKNFVDLSDYWKSGTWDIIEVPAYLNIYEGNHPTETDITFYIIIRRKTLFYTVNLILPTVLISFLCVLVFYLPAEAGEKVTLGISILLSLVVFLLLVSKILPPTSLVLPLIAKYLLFTFIMNTVSILVTVIIINWNFRGPRTHRMPLWIRSVFLHYLPAALLMRRPRKTRLRWMMEMPGMGAPPHTAATHDLPKHISAIGAQSKMEAMELSDLHHPNCKINRAGAGGGGEVGALGGLGALGGLGLGGERRESESSDSLLLSPEAAKATEAVEFIAEHLRNEDLYIQTREDWKYVAMVIDRLQLYIFFIVTTAGTVGILMDAPHIFEYVDQDRIIEIYRGK; translated from the exons ATGGCGGCCGCGTCGCGAGGCTGCCTGCTCGCAGCCGCTCTGCTCGCCACACTCTACTCAG GATGGTGTTCGGAGGACGAGGAGCGGCTGGTGCGAGACCTGTTCCGAGGCTACAACAAGCTCATCAGACCCGTCCAGAACATGACACAGAAGGTCGACGTCCGCTTCGGACTCGCCTTCGTCCAGCTCATTAATGTT AACGAAAAGAACCAAATCATGAAATCCAACGTATGGCTTCGGCTGGTCTGGATGGACTACCAGCTCATGTGGGACGAGGCTGACTACGGCGGCATCGGCGTCCTTCGACTACCGCCCGACAAGGTGTGGAAGCCTGACATCGTACTTTTCAACAA CGCCGACGGAAACTATGAAGTGCGGTACAAATCCAACGTTCTGATTTATCCCAATGGAGAAGTGCTGTGGGTTCCGCCAGCTATTTATCAG agTTCTTGCACCATTGACGTCACATACTTCCCATTCGATCAGCAAACCTGCATCATGAAATTCGGATCTTGGACCTTCAACGGCGACCAAGTATCTCTGGCCCTTTACAATAACAAGAACTTTGTGGACCTGTCAGACTACTGGAAGTCGGGAACCTGGGACATCATCGAAGTACCGGCGTATCTCAACATTTATGAAGGAAACCATCCTACAGAGACAGACATCACATTTTACATAATCATTCGAAGGAAGACACTGTTCTACACTGTCAACTTGATCCTGCCTACAGTTCTTATTTCGTTCCTCTGCGTTTTGGTGTTCTATCTGCCTGCTGAAGCTGGAGAAAAG GTGACCCTCGGCATCAGTATCCTGCTGTCACTGGTTGTGTTTCTGCTGCTGGTGTCGAAGATTCTGCCGCCCACGTCGCTGGTGCTGCCGCTCATAGCCAAGTACCTGCTGTTCACCTTCATCATGAACACCGTCAGTATCCTCGTCACCGTTATCATCATCAACTGGAACTTCAGAGGCCCTCGGACGCACAG GATGCCGCTGTGGATCCGCAGCGTGTTCCTGCACTACCTGCCCGCGGCCCTGCTGATGCGGCGGCCTCGCAAGACGCGCCTGCGCTGGATGATGGAGATGCCGGGCATGGGCGCGCCGCCGCACACCGCCGCCACGCACGACCTGCCAAAACACATCAG TGCGATTGGCGCTCAAAGCAAAATGGAGGCGATGGAGCTGTCGGATCTCCATCACCCGAATTGCAAGATCAACCGGGCTGGtgcgggcggcgggggcgaggtGGGAGCATTGGGCGGGCTGGGCGCGCTGGGCGGGCTGGGGCTGGGCGGAGAGCGCCGCGAGTCCGAGAGCTCGGACTCCTTGTTGCTGTCCCCCGAGGCGGCCAAGGCTACTGAAGCCGTCGAGTTTATCGCTGAACATTTGCGCAACGAAGATTTATACATTCAG ACTCGCGAGGACTGGAAATACGTGGCCATGGTAATAGACAGACTGCAATTATATATCTTCTTTATAGTCACCACTGCTGGGACGGTCGGGATCCTGATGGATGCTCCTCATATATTCGAGTATGTAGACCAGGATCGTATCATTGAAATATATCGCGGAAAGTAA
- the LOC105389148 gene encoding acetylcholine receptor subunit beta-like 1 isoform X2, which yields MTQKVDVRFGLAFVQLINVNEKNQIMKSNVWLRLVWMDYQLMWDEADYGGIGVLRLPPDKVWKPDIVLFNNADGNYEVRYKSNVLIYPNGEVLWVPPAIYQSSCTIDVTYFPFDQQTCIMKFGSWTFNGDQVSLALYNNKNFVDLSDYWKSGTWDIIEVPAYLNIYEGNHPTETDITFYIIIRRKTLFYTVNLILPTVLISFLCVLVFYLPAEAGEKVTLGISILLSLVVFLLLVSKILPPTSLVLPLIAKYLLFTFIMNTVSILVTVIIINWNFRGPRTHRMPLWIRSVFLHYLPAALLMRRPRKTRLRWMMEMPGMGAPPHTAATHDLPKHISAIGAQSKMEAMELSDLHHPNCKINRAGAGGGGEVGALGGLGALGGLGLGGERRESESSDSLLLSPEAAKATEAVEFIAEHLRNEDLYIQTREDWKYVAMVIDRLQLYIFFIVTTAGTVGILMDAPHIFEYVDQDRIIEIYRGK from the exons ATGACACAGAAGGTCGACGTCCGCTTCGGACTCGCCTTCGTCCAGCTCATTAATGTT AACGAAAAGAACCAAATCATGAAATCCAACGTATGGCTTCGGCTGGTCTGGATGGACTACCAGCTCATGTGGGACGAGGCTGACTACGGCGGCATCGGCGTCCTTCGACTACCGCCCGACAAGGTGTGGAAGCCTGACATCGTACTTTTCAACAA CGCCGACGGAAACTATGAAGTGCGGTACAAATCCAACGTTCTGATTTATCCCAATGGAGAAGTGCTGTGGGTTCCGCCAGCTATTTATCAG agTTCTTGCACCATTGACGTCACATACTTCCCATTCGATCAGCAAACCTGCATCATGAAATTCGGATCTTGGACCTTCAACGGCGACCAAGTATCTCTGGCCCTTTACAATAACAAGAACTTTGTGGACCTGTCAGACTACTGGAAGTCGGGAACCTGGGACATCATCGAAGTACCGGCGTATCTCAACATTTATGAAGGAAACCATCCTACAGAGACAGACATCACATTTTACATAATCATTCGAAGGAAGACACTGTTCTACACTGTCAACTTGATCCTGCCTACAGTTCTTATTTCGTTCCTCTGCGTTTTGGTGTTCTATCTGCCTGCTGAAGCTGGAGAAAAG GTGACCCTCGGCATCAGTATCCTGCTGTCACTGGTTGTGTTTCTGCTGCTGGTGTCGAAGATTCTGCCGCCCACGTCGCTGGTGCTGCCGCTCATAGCCAAGTACCTGCTGTTCACCTTCATCATGAACACCGTCAGTATCCTCGTCACCGTTATCATCATCAACTGGAACTTCAGAGGCCCTCGGACGCACAG GATGCCGCTGTGGATCCGCAGCGTGTTCCTGCACTACCTGCCCGCGGCCCTGCTGATGCGGCGGCCTCGCAAGACGCGCCTGCGCTGGATGATGGAGATGCCGGGCATGGGCGCGCCGCCGCACACCGCCGCCACGCACGACCTGCCAAAACACATCAG TGCGATTGGCGCTCAAAGCAAAATGGAGGCGATGGAGCTGTCGGATCTCCATCACCCGAATTGCAAGATCAACCGGGCTGGtgcgggcggcgggggcgaggtGGGAGCATTGGGCGGGCTGGGCGCGCTGGGCGGGCTGGGGCTGGGCGGAGAGCGCCGCGAGTCCGAGAGCTCGGACTCCTTGTTGCTGTCCCCCGAGGCGGCCAAGGCTACTGAAGCCGTCGAGTTTATCGCTGAACATTTGCGCAACGAAGATTTATACATTCAG ACTCGCGAGGACTGGAAATACGTGGCCATGGTAATAGACAGACTGCAATTATATATCTTCTTTATAGTCACCACTGCTGGGACGGTCGGGATCCTGATGGATGCTCCTCATATATTCGAGTATGTAGACCAGGATCGTATCATTGAAATATATCGCGGAAAGTAA